A genome region from Aphelocoma coerulescens isolate FSJ_1873_10779 chromosome Z unlocalized genomic scaffold, UR_Acoe_1.0 ChrZ, whole genome shotgun sequence includes the following:
- the CCDC112 gene encoding coiled-coil domain-containing protein 112 isoform X2 has translation MKERKELNGVSERRGRPSPQRAGGNMAALAPALAAAAGRLQNESCSSTAGAGRQFQSWKMKAERAKKVEFIRTAEKLKAQLANIEKDRNGHLYNRKSDFRVEYRLLEELEHSMTVSRKTEIVDKIKEMMEEIENAINTFKEEQRQIYQQLLKEEKAAINELSLFERKVELWVLGSSTAEKVLKLPSARVTVDKTLENHLPREVIEFERFLQRTGGRQGGWDDYDHQNFLKIRTKYRGRLSYMDEALEYLSGRTKEDIEQHDKWYQEFVILHERKKESIKKWKEKQQQEKERNLKEKEKSEKMLKERWLQREEAQKQKAEERKRKQAAVEVWKKQQVVAFAMDQASQLKLEEKKQQECQSHVKLLLERNTLQKKVKEELEKLENEKREETEKEERKQIAAQEISKFQEHDLHKLELRVLQKHAKETEKQEEEKRLAKLREKVEIRVTRDRSRLNRPTKGWEERRQETTPAAAEPQLGVPQRAVPAWRGGL, from the exons atgaaggaaagaaaagagttaAATGGAGTCAGCGAGAGGCGCGGCCGCCCTTCCCCTCAGCGGGCCGGCGGCAACATGGCCGCGCTGGCCCcggcgctggcggcggcggccgggcggCTGCAG AATGAGAGCTGTTCCAGtactgcaggtgctggccgacAATTTCAGAGCTGGAAGATGAAAGCTGAACGAGCTAAGAAAGTTGAATTCATAAGAACTGCAGAAAAGCTAAAAGCTCA GCTTGCAAATAtagaaaaagacagaaatggACACCTTTATAATAGGAAGAGTGATTTCAGGGTAGAATACAGATTACTAGAGGAACTGGAACACAGCATGACTGTCAGCAGGAAAACGGAAA ttGTTGACAAGATCAAGGAAATGATGGAAGAAATTGAAAATGCAATCAATACTTTTAAAGAGGAACAGAGGCAAAT atatcaacagcttttgaaagaggaaaaagctgccaTTAATGAGCTCAGTCTCTTTGAGAGAAAAGTGGAACTGTGGGTATTAGGGAGCTCAACAGCAGAAAAAGTTTTGAAATTACCATCAGCCAGGGTCACAGTTgataaaacactggaaaaccATCTACCCAGAGAAGTAATAGAGTTTGAAAGATTTCTTCAGCGAACAGGAGGGCGGCAAGGAGGCTGGGATGATTATGATCATCAAAATTTTCTGAAGATACGGACAAAATACAGAGGAAGGCTGTCTTACATGGATGAAGCCCTTGAGTATCTCAGTGGAAGAACAAAAGAAGATATAGAACAGCATGACAAATGGTATCAAGAATTTGTAATTTtacatgaaagaaagaaagag TCAATTaaaaagtggaaagaaaagcaacagcaagaaaaagaaagaaacttgaaggagaaagagaaatcagaaaaaatgcTCAAGGAAAGATGGCTACAGCGTGAAGAAGCTCAGaagcaaaaagcagaagaaagaaaaagaaaacaagcagcagTTGAAGTCTGGAAGAAACAGCAAGTAGTAGCATTTGCAATGGATCAAGCATCACAACTAAAActagaagagaaaaagcaacaaGAGTGCCAAAGCCACGTGAAGTTACTGTTGGAAAGGAATACCTtgcaaaaaaaagtaaaggagGAACTTGAAAAGCTTGAAaatgagaagagagaggaaactgaaaaggaggaaaggaagcaAATTGCTGCACAAGAAATTTCTAAGTTTCAAGAGCAT GATCTACATAAACTGGAACTAAGGGTTTTACAGAAACACGCTAAAGAGACAGAGaaacaagaagaagaaaaaagattgGCAAAGTTAAGAGAGAAG GTCGAGATTCGGGTCACCAGAGACCGATCCAGGTTGAACAGACCTACCAAAGGCTGGGAAGAACGTAGGCAGGAGACGACACCAGCAGCTGCGGAACCGCAGCTGGGCGTTCCTCAGAG agctgtcccagcctggagaggagggcTGTAG
- the CCDC112 gene encoding coiled-coil domain-containing protein 112 isoform X1: MKERKELNGVSERRGRPSPQRAGGNMAALAPALAAAAGRLQNESCSSTAGAGRQFQSWKMKAERAKKVEFIRTAEKLKAQLANIEKDRNGHLYNRKSDFRVEYRLLEELEHSMTVSRKTEKAKILQQLLKIQNSVKRLQQQLKDVKPTPEFVDKIKEMMEEIENAINTFKEEQRQIYQQLLKEEKAAINELSLFERKVELWVLGSSTAEKVLKLPSARVTVDKTLENHLPREVIEFERFLQRTGGRQGGWDDYDHQNFLKIRTKYRGRLSYMDEALEYLSGRTKEDIEQHDKWYQEFVILHERKKESIKKWKEKQQQEKERNLKEKEKSEKMLKERWLQREEAQKQKAEERKRKQAAVEVWKKQQVVAFAMDQASQLKLEEKKQQECQSHVKLLLERNTLQKKVKEELEKLENEKREETEKEERKQIAAQEISKFQEHDLHKLELRVLQKHAKETEKQEEEKRLAKLREKVEIRVTRDRSRLNRPTKGWEERRQETTPAAAEPQLGVPQRAVPAWRGGL; the protein is encoded by the exons atgaaggaaagaaaagagttaAATGGAGTCAGCGAGAGGCGCGGCCGCCCTTCCCCTCAGCGGGCCGGCGGCAACATGGCCGCGCTGGCCCcggcgctggcggcggcggccgggcggCTGCAG AATGAGAGCTGTTCCAGtactgcaggtgctggccgacAATTTCAGAGCTGGAAGATGAAAGCTGAACGAGCTAAGAAAGTTGAATTCATAAGAACTGCAGAAAAGCTAAAAGCTCA GCTTGCAAATAtagaaaaagacagaaatggACACCTTTATAATAGGAAGAGTGATTTCAGGGTAGAATACAGATTACTAGAGGAACTGGAACACAGCATGACTGTCAGCAGGAAAACGGAAA AAGCTAAAATCCTGCAGCAgctattaaaaatacagaacagtGTGAAGAGACTTCAGCAACAATTAAAAGATGTGAAGCCTACACCAGAGT ttGTTGACAAGATCAAGGAAATGATGGAAGAAATTGAAAATGCAATCAATACTTTTAAAGAGGAACAGAGGCAAAT atatcaacagcttttgaaagaggaaaaagctgccaTTAATGAGCTCAGTCTCTTTGAGAGAAAAGTGGAACTGTGGGTATTAGGGAGCTCAACAGCAGAAAAAGTTTTGAAATTACCATCAGCCAGGGTCACAGTTgataaaacactggaaaaccATCTACCCAGAGAAGTAATAGAGTTTGAAAGATTTCTTCAGCGAACAGGAGGGCGGCAAGGAGGCTGGGATGATTATGATCATCAAAATTTTCTGAAGATACGGACAAAATACAGAGGAAGGCTGTCTTACATGGATGAAGCCCTTGAGTATCTCAGTGGAAGAACAAAAGAAGATATAGAACAGCATGACAAATGGTATCAAGAATTTGTAATTTtacatgaaagaaagaaagag TCAATTaaaaagtggaaagaaaagcaacagcaagaaaaagaaagaaacttgaaggagaaagagaaatcagaaaaaatgcTCAAGGAAAGATGGCTACAGCGTGAAGAAGCTCAGaagcaaaaagcagaagaaagaaaaagaaaacaagcagcagTTGAAGTCTGGAAGAAACAGCAAGTAGTAGCATTTGCAATGGATCAAGCATCACAACTAAAActagaagagaaaaagcaacaaGAGTGCCAAAGCCACGTGAAGTTACTGTTGGAAAGGAATACCTtgcaaaaaaaagtaaaggagGAACTTGAAAAGCTTGAAaatgagaagagagaggaaactgaaaaggaggaaaggaagcaAATTGCTGCACAAGAAATTTCTAAGTTTCAAGAGCAT GATCTACATAAACTGGAACTAAGGGTTTTACAGAAACACGCTAAAGAGACAGAGaaacaagaagaagaaaaaagattgGCAAAGTTAAGAGAGAAG GTCGAGATTCGGGTCACCAGAGACCGATCCAGGTTGAACAGACCTACCAAAGGCTGGGAAGAACGTAGGCAGGAGACGACACCAGCAGCTGCGGAACCGCAGCTGGGCGTTCCTCAGAG agctgtcccagcctggagaggagggcTGTAG